From the Kwoniella dendrophila CBS 6074 chromosome 4, complete sequence genome, the window CaacaagctataaaagaaatggaagaaatgaCTGCTGGACatacaaagtgagtttgactATAATAAACAGCCCGCTCAGAAACAAACGACACTAACATATATGCGTAGCGGTGTACTTAATGTATGCAGTCCATACTCATCTAGAGACGAAATAACAACATCTATCAAAGATTCTATCAAATCGATCAATAATGGCGAATTAACGAAAGATGAAATAacatcaaaagatatataCGATAAGTTAGGTACATCAAAAGCTATATCAGAAGTAAATCCTGGATTATTCCAAAGACCAAACGAAAGtggtaaattagatattttagTTAGAACTTCTGATGTGAAAAGATTAAGTGATTTCATGATGTGGCAAGTGAGTATCaccattcatcttcatctatcttaAAATCCTGTAAATTGGTATTAGAACTAATCACTGCTGTActatctacatcatcttaCATAGGCCTCAGAAGATACTCAATTACATTTCGTCAAGACTTTTTGGCCAGAATTCGGTTTATCAGATATGATACCTATTTTGTTAGGTTGGCAGCAGAAACAATGGATAAAGCAATTAGGATGGGGTTAATTCAATAGATTACAGAAAAGCTCCTAAAATGATCTTACATAGATAGATAGAATTCGACTGAAAATTATTTGTTCCAAAACCGTTGCTTGTATAATATACAATAGAGTGGTTGGTTTATGCATTGATGTATGTAATGTGATTTATTGCTACTTTACGAGCACTATGAGTGGTGGTGATACAACGGCACAGTGGGATCTATGAAGCATTCTATCATATCTAATTTacatttgttttttttttatttatcaaaattactCTAATCTAGCCGTCCTAATCACAAGAACCATCTTCAGGACCATCTTTCCATCTTTGATCTAAAATCTTAGTTTCACAAATAAATTCAGGTTTTTGTAATTTCCTATTAACTTCATTATGTCTTTCACATAACCATTTCATTAAATTTTCTCTACCATTAACAATTGGAGGATTTTTAATTATATCTTTTTGAAAATCTTTTGAACACCAATTACATGGATAAAAAATCGATAATGATTCTAAtaaatttttcatttgaatttgttgtcTTTCATTGGCTTTTAAAGGATAATATGATGCTGTTGTATGTAAAAACGTCCATGTTGATCTTCCTAATAATTCATTGTCTGCTGGACAATCTTTTCTATCctttattattgttgatgaagaagatggacTACTATTCATCATCGATGCAAATCCTGCCAtactacctaaacctgatgatgatatatttcCCTTACtttcatcagaattagaagataccttttttttctttatttttgatatatctGCCCATGTATTACAAACTTTACAAacttttccattttcatctaatatTAATCCAGGTGGTAGATGTGGATGTGTCTCTTTAGTTGTACGTTTAGGTTCTGTAGATACAGTTGGATCAGCGCCAGAGGATGAGGAAGTAAAACCGGTCATTGATGGTGGAAACGATGTAGGTATTGTCATATTGCGGTTCTCAGGTTGAGCATAATTCTATCGATAGTCGACCGTTTCGTGTTTTGTTCTTGAAGCACATTtatccagaagaagaaacaagaacaagaggAATCCTCCTTGAACGATTTGTCATCAGCATTTCCAGACGTCCCTCCACCCattatattcaacatcacCGAACCCAAGTTTAACCCTGAATGAAAGCACCGAAAAAACTAATCATAAATAAACATTACCAAAATAAAAAGGACGCGACTATCCTTTCGACACCTCTTTCTCATTCACTTGTCAATGTGATACATGTATTTTCAAACATCTTTTTACATAGATACCTCATTGTTCTGCTTGCcaataatcttcttcaaggCATCTACTAAGGGGTCTGATAGAGTGACGTATCGgcatcatcataatcaacaactATGACACAAACATGAACCCATCACCTGTCTCTCTCTCATCCTCCTCAAATAATATAGCAAGTAACGCATTTACCAATAACAAGTCCAAAGATGGGAAAGACACCGCAGCTGGAGCACTGCCGATTGCTGGATCAACAACATTTGACGTTGCCAGAGGACGGGTAGCAGCAACAGCTCAAAGGATTATCGATTCAATTCAACCTACAAACAAACCGTCAACCGGTGGGCTAATTAAGAAAGCGAATCTCGCTACCTCTTCATCGGCGCCGACAATCTTGGAGACAGGTAACTTACGCCGACCTCCTAGTAAAGTTACTAGCGCCTCTTCAAATGGTCCAGTCACCAAAGTCAGCCCAGCTTCCACATCGATAGGACCGAAGTTCATACAACCAAAACGCCGAGGACGACCTCCAGATGCAACTACTACCGCTTCCGCGAATGGTTCAATGAACAAGGTCAACGCAATCTCAACATTGtccacctcttctaccaAACTCCCCACGCCTGCGAACACCAGTAACTTTCAAAAGAGTGGGACGAGCACGCGACCAACCATTGACAGTTCTAAGTCCACTTCGAATTCAGCTATAAAACTTGCAGATTCGCTTCTGGGTAAAGCTCGAAAAGTAGCGAGCAATGGTCATCTCATATCTAgagcagaaaaagaaggatctACCGGAGTGGGAAACAAGGATAAAGCTGCGCTTGGCGATAAGCCTACAAACGATAAGAGTAGCAGTAAAACATCTGGCAATAAATCAGCACCGTTGTTTACAAGTGCCCCTCGCCTAGCTCTGATGAAAACGGCGAGAAGAGCGACTCCGcaatcaacagcagcaagGAAAATGGCTATGAATGGTACAGTCGTACCCCGTATCAATTCAACAATCTCAAATAGTTCGACTGGAAAAGGTAATACATCAATTGGGCACCGTCCTGCGAATGACGCGCAGCGTATTCAACCAAATAGTATAAGTAATGGATCTAAATCAACGAGCACCGCTCTTCCCTCAGCCATCTCATCAAGCGGTAGTTGGGGTACATCGAATAGGACAGGACCGACAGTTTCTAGAGTTTCTTTCCCAGTACAACCTCACCAAAGCGCGTTCGAGAAGCATGCAACACTGCAGCATGATCCATCTAGTTCATCGTCGAATGTTTGGTCAAGAAATACTTCGACATCGAATCCTAAACCCGATTCCGAACCTAATTCTAGTACTATTGATACACCTGCTCAACGATCCATATTCGCTCAAGACGCTTTAACGTCCAAGTTACCAAGTAAAAGGCCATTTggtgaagatccaaataCGGGAAGACAAATTACGACTTCAAATAAGAAATCTCTCTCAATCATCACGAAAGAACCAATGAACATGTTCACCTCAAGGGCATCTTTAAAACAATGGTCTACTGAACCACAACAAGTTCCATCAAGTGGTATATCAAAACGTCAAGCTGATGAACTAGACAGTAATCCTTCTCTTATAGAGGAGGAAGATACGAGTCAGCATGAAGAGGTGTCGACGG encodes:
- a CDS encoding di-trans,poly-cis-decaprenylcistransferase; its protein translation is MPSSQPQPQPPLINSLVHFLFSIATTILLYLISLGPIPQHVGFVMDGNRRYARGLGKKVSEGHGEGFTALKRTLEICLRLRIRVVSVYAFAIDNFNREENEVSALMRLAKDRLSELCQHGELLEEYGVQIKFIGQTSLFPPDVQQAIKEMEEMTAGHTNGVLNVCSPYSSRDEITTSIKDSIKSINNGELTKDEITSKDIYDKLGTSKAISEVNPGLFQRPNESGKLDILVRTSDVKRLSDFMMWQASEDTQLHFVKTFWPEFGLSDMIPILLGWQQKQWIKQLGWG